One window of Salvelinus fontinalis isolate EN_2023a chromosome 19, ASM2944872v1, whole genome shotgun sequence genomic DNA carries:
- the wdr3 gene encoding WD repeat-containing protein 3 isoform X2, with amino-acid sequence MGLTKQYLRYAASAVFGVIGSQKANIAFVTMLGGERGRFVAVAACEHVFIWDVRKAEKVLILKGNKHEVTYLCPSPDGVHVAVGYEDGAVRIFSLLNGESNVSFNGHKSAVTVIRYDTLGSQLVTGSRDTDVIVWDVINECGLYRLKGHKDAVTQALFFKDKNLLVTSSKDSFVKWWDLDTQHCFKTMLGHRSEVWGMALLNQESRLITGSADSELRAWDINYLQEGREAGEPKEKKGKSLLDDEEEEAVDESPEERILSCKKAGSLLREARDRVVSMTTDAKAKVLACHGSDTVLEVFSVLSEDEVERVMAKKLKKAKKKARDAQHAEDAPEPVVERKLANEIVRLTNIKASANIRWVDCLMCAGGELKVAMLLQNNTVETYSLKTSDKNPTGTKTSRLTLGGHRTDARTLAFSSDNIAVLSASGDTVKVWNRSTLQVIRTMACDYALCSLFVPGDRQIILGTKSGKIQIFDLASGTLLETVDAHNGVLWSLCLSPDQRGIVTGGADKTVKFWEFELIKDEDAAQKRLTVKHMRTLQLDEDVLCVKYSPDQRLLAVSLLDCTVKVFYTDTLKFFLSLYGHKLPVLCLDISHDSALIATGSADRNVKIWGLDFGDCHRSMFAHDDSVMFLQFVPKTHLFFTAGKDKKIKQWDADKFEHIQTLEGHHREVWCLAISPNGDHIVSSSHDKSLRLWERTREPIILEEEREMEREAEFEEGMAKGDEPVVPGEIKDAEAAPAAKKTIETVKAAERVMEALELYRTESRKMEEHQIACQSAGKQLPPPKANPILVAFGNVSPSRYVLDVIKKVRSSELEVSLLVLPFPYIPDLLSLFNCYVQDGLEVELVCRCLFFLLRIHFGQISSNQMLLTVIDELRINTISKVRDIRDVLGFNSAGLQFLQREVESKEEVMFFADATGLLKEKRRKRKKRERAILTIA; translated from the exons ATGGGGTTGACCAAGCAGTACCTGCGCTATGCTGCCAGCGCCGTGTTCGGAGTAATTGGGAGTCAGAAGGCCAACATCGCCTTTGTCACCAtgctaggaggggagagaggacgcTTTGTGGCTGTGGCTGCCTGCGAGCATGTCTTCATATGGGACGTGCGTAAAGCTGAGAAG GTTCTTATTCTCAAGGGGAACAAGCACGAGGTGACGTACCTCTGCCCCTCCCCCGATGGCGTCCATGTTGCCGTGGGTTACGAAGACGGGGCTGTGCGCATCTTCAGCCTATTGAACGGCGAGAGCAACGTGTCCTTCAACGGGCACAAGTCCGCAGTCACTGTGATCCGCTATGATACTCTCGGTTCTCAGCTGGTGACCGGATCCAGG GACACTGATGTGATTGTGTGGGATGTGATCAACGAGTGTGGTCTGTACCGACTGAAAGGACACAAAGACGCTGTCACACAGGCCCTGTTCTTCAAAGACAAGAATCTCCTGGTCACCAG CTCCAAGGACAGCTTTGTAAAGTGGTGGGACCTGGACACCCAGCACTGCTTTAAGACCATGCTGGGACATCGCAGTGAG GTTTGGGGCATGGCACTGCTGAACCAAGAGAGTAGATTGATTACAGGCTCAGCCGACAGTGAGCTCCGGGCCTGGGACATCAACTACCTACAGGAG GGCAGAGAGGCTGGTGAACCGAAGGAGAAGAAAGGAAAAAGCCTActtgatgatgaggaggaggaagctgTGGACGAGAGCCCTGAGGAG aggatcTTGAGTTGTAAGAAAGCTGGCTCTTTGCTGAGAGAGGCCAGGGACAGGGTAGTCTCCATGACTACCGATGCCAAGGCCAAGGTCCTGGCGTGCCAT GGCTCAGACACAGTGCTGGAGGTGTTCAGTGTGCTGTCGGAGGACGAGGTAGAGAGGGTGATGGCCAAGAAGCTGAAGAAAGCCAAGAAGAAGGCCAG GGATGCGCAGCATGCAGAGGACGCCCCAGAGCCTGTGGTGGAGAGGAAACTGGCAAATGAGATTGTGAGACTAACCAACATCAAGGCCTCCGCCAATATCAg ATGGGTGGACTGCCTGATGTGTGCGGGTGGGGAGTTGAAGGTAGCCATGCTGCTCCAGAACAACACAGTGGAGACCTACAGCCTCAAGACGTCTGACAAGAATCCCACGGGCACTAAGACCTCCCGGCTCACCCTGGGAGGCCACCGCACCGATGCCCGCACGCTGGCCTTCAGCTCAGACAACATCGCTGTCCTCTCCGCCTCCGGGGACACTGTCAAAGTCTGGAACAG GTCTACCCTGCAGGTGATTCGCACCATGGCGTGTGACTACGCCCTCTGCTCCCTGTTTGTCCCTGGAGACAGGCAGATCATCCTAGGAACCAAG AGTGGTAAGATTCAGATCTTTGACCTGGCATCAGGTACCCTCCTGGAGACTGTCGACGCCCATAATGGAGTTTTgtggtccctctgtctgtctcctgatcaG AGGGGGATAGTGACTGGCGGGGCTGACAAGACTGTGAAGTTCTGGGAGTTTGAGCTGATTAAGGATGAAGACGCTGCACAGAA gaggCTGACGGTGAAACACATGCGTACACTGCAGCTGGATGAGGATGTGTTGTGTGTGAAATATTCTCCTGACCAGAGACTGTTGGCTGTCTCCCTGCTGGACTGCACCGTCAAGGTCTTCTACACAGACACACTCAAGTTCTTCTTGTCTCTGTATGGACACAAGCTGCCTGTGCTCTGCCTGGACATCTCTCAT GACAGTGCTTTGATAGCAACTGGCTCTGCAGACAGAAACGTCAAGATCTGGGGTCTGGACTTTGGGGACTGTCACAGATCTATGTTTGCCCACGATGACAG cgTCATGTTCCTTCAGTTTGTCCCCAAAACCCATCTGTTCTTCACAGCGGGGAAGGACAAGAAGATCAAACAGTGGGACGCAGACAAGTTTGAGCACATCCAGACCTTAGAG GGTCACCATCGGGAGGTTTGGTGTCTGGCCATCAGTCCTAACGGGGACCACATTGTGTCCTCGTCCCACGACAAGTCCCTGAGGCTCTGGGAGAGGACCAGAGAACCCATCATcttggaggaagagagggagatg gagagagaggctgagttTGAGGAGGGCATGGCCAAAGGGGATGAGCCTGTG GTTCCAGGAGAGATCAAAGATGCGGAGGCAGCACCAGCGGCGAAGAAAACCATAGAGACAGTCAAAGCT gcTGAGCGTGTCATGGAGGCTCTGGAGCTGTACAGAACAGAGAGCAGGAAAATGGAGGAGCATCAGATAGCCTGCCAGTCAGCCGGAAAACAGTTGCCTCCACCTAAGGCCAATCCTATCCTTGTGGCCTTTGGAAATGTTTCT CCGTCTCGCTACGTCTTGGACGTAATAAAGAAGGTCCGGTCCAGTGAGCTGGAGGTGTCTTTGCTGGTCCTGCCGTTCCCCTACATTCCAGACCTGCTGTCACTCTTCAACTGCTATGTCCAGGACGGCCTGGAGGTGGAGCTAGTGTGCCGTTGTCTCTTCTTCCTGCTCAG AATCCACTTTGGCCAGATCTCTAGTAACCAGATGCTGCTGACCGTCATAGACGAGCTGAGAATCAACACCATCTCTAAAGTCAGAGATATCAGG GATGTTCTGGGATTCAACAGTGCTGGTCTCCAGTTCCTCCAGAGGGAGGTCGAGAGCAAAGAGGAGGTCATGTTTTTCGCGGATGCCACCGGTCTCCttaaagagaagaggaggaagaggaagaagagagagagagctattctCACTATTGC CTGA
- the wdr3 gene encoding WD repeat-containing protein 3 isoform X1, giving the protein MGLTKQYLRYAASAVFGVIGSQKANIAFVTMLGGERGRFVAVAACEHVFIWDVRKAEKVLILKGNKHEVTYLCPSPDGVHVAVGYEDGAVRIFSLLNGESNVSFNGHKSAVTVIRYDTLGSQLVTGSRDTDVIVWDVINECGLYRLKGHKDAVTQALFFKDKNLLVTSSKDSFVKWWDLDTQHCFKTMLGHRSEVWGMALLNQESRLITGSADSELRAWDINYLQEGREAGEPKEKKGKSLLDDEEEEAVDESPEERILSCKKAGSLLREARDRVVSMTTDAKAKVLACHGSDTVLEVFSVLSEDEVERVMAKKLKKAKKKARDAQHAEDAPEPVVERKLANEIVRLTNIKASANIRWVDCLMCAGGELKVAMLLQNNTVETYSLKTSDKNPTGTKTSRLTLGGHRTDARTLAFSSDNIAVLSASGDTVKVWNRSTLQVIRTMACDYALCSLFVPGDRQIILGTKSGKIQIFDLASGTLLETVDAHNGVLWSLCLSPDQRGIVTGGADKTVKFWEFELIKDEDAAQKRLTVKHMRTLQLDEDVLCVKYSPDQRLLAVSLLDCTVKVFYTDTLKFFLSLYGHKLPVLCLDISHDSALIATGSADRNVKIWGLDFGDCHRSMFAHDDSVMFLQFVPKTHLFFTAGKDKKIKQWDADKFEHIQTLEGHHREVWCLAISPNGDHIVSSSHDKSLRLWERTREPIILEEEREMEREAEFEEGMAKGDEPVVPGEIKDAEAAPAAKKTIETVKAAERVMEALELYRTESRKMEEHQIACQSAGKQLPPPKANPILVAFGNVSPSRYVLDVIKKVRSSELEVSLLVLPFPYIPDLLSLFNCYVQDGLEVELVCRCLFFLLRIHFGQISSNQMLLTVIDELRINTISKVRDIRDVLGFNSAGLQFLQREVESKEEVMFFADATGLLKEKRRKRKKRERAILTIA; this is encoded by the exons ATGGGGTTGACCAAGCAGTACCTGCGCTATGCTGCCAGCGCCGTGTTCGGAGTAATTGGGAGTCAGAAGGCCAACATCGCCTTTGTCACCAtgctaggaggggagagaggacgcTTTGTGGCTGTGGCTGCCTGCGAGCATGTCTTCATATGGGACGTGCGTAAAGCTGAGAAG GTTCTTATTCTCAAGGGGAACAAGCACGAGGTGACGTACCTCTGCCCCTCCCCCGATGGCGTCCATGTTGCCGTGGGTTACGAAGACGGGGCTGTGCGCATCTTCAGCCTATTGAACGGCGAGAGCAACGTGTCCTTCAACGGGCACAAGTCCGCAGTCACTGTGATCCGCTATGATACTCTCGGTTCTCAGCTGGTGACCGGATCCAGG GACACTGATGTGATTGTGTGGGATGTGATCAACGAGTGTGGTCTGTACCGACTGAAAGGACACAAAGACGCTGTCACACAGGCCCTGTTCTTCAAAGACAAGAATCTCCTGGTCACCAG CTCCAAGGACAGCTTTGTAAAGTGGTGGGACCTGGACACCCAGCACTGCTTTAAGACCATGCTGGGACATCGCAGTGAG GTTTGGGGCATGGCACTGCTGAACCAAGAGAGTAGATTGATTACAGGCTCAGCCGACAGTGAGCTCCGGGCCTGGGACATCAACTACCTACAGGAG GGCAGAGAGGCTGGTGAACCGAAGGAGAAGAAAGGAAAAAGCCTActtgatgatgaggaggaggaagctgTGGACGAGAGCCCTGAGGAG aggatcTTGAGTTGTAAGAAAGCTGGCTCTTTGCTGAGAGAGGCCAGGGACAGGGTAGTCTCCATGACTACCGATGCCAAGGCCAAGGTCCTGGCGTGCCAT GGCTCAGACACAGTGCTGGAGGTGTTCAGTGTGCTGTCGGAGGACGAGGTAGAGAGGGTGATGGCCAAGAAGCTGAAGAAAGCCAAGAAGAAGGCCAG GGATGCGCAGCATGCAGAGGACGCCCCAGAGCCTGTGGTGGAGAGGAAACTGGCAAATGAGATTGTGAGACTAACCAACATCAAGGCCTCCGCCAATATCAg ATGGGTGGACTGCCTGATGTGTGCGGGTGGGGAGTTGAAGGTAGCCATGCTGCTCCAGAACAACACAGTGGAGACCTACAGCCTCAAGACGTCTGACAAGAATCCCACGGGCACTAAGACCTCCCGGCTCACCCTGGGAGGCCACCGCACCGATGCCCGCACGCTGGCCTTCAGCTCAGACAACATCGCTGTCCTCTCCGCCTCCGGGGACACTGTCAAAGTCTGGAACAG GTCTACCCTGCAGGTGATTCGCACCATGGCGTGTGACTACGCCCTCTGCTCCCTGTTTGTCCCTGGAGACAGGCAGATCATCCTAGGAACCAAG AGTGGTAAGATTCAGATCTTTGACCTGGCATCAGGTACCCTCCTGGAGACTGTCGACGCCCATAATGGAGTTTTgtggtccctctgtctgtctcctgatcaG AGGGGGATAGTGACTGGCGGGGCTGACAAGACTGTGAAGTTCTGGGAGTTTGAGCTGATTAAGGATGAAGACGCTGCACAGAA gaggCTGACGGTGAAACACATGCGTACACTGCAGCTGGATGAGGATGTGTTGTGTGTGAAATATTCTCCTGACCAGAGACTGTTGGCTGTCTCCCTGCTGGACTGCACCGTCAAGGTCTTCTACACAGACACACTCAAGTTCTTCTTGTCTCTGTATGGACACAAGCTGCCTGTGCTCTGCCTGGACATCTCTCAT GACAGTGCTTTGATAGCAACTGGCTCTGCAGACAGAAACGTCAAGATCTGGGGTCTGGACTTTGGGGACTGTCACAGATCTATGTTTGCCCACGATGACAG cgTCATGTTCCTTCAGTTTGTCCCCAAAACCCATCTGTTCTTCACAGCGGGGAAGGACAAGAAGATCAAACAGTGGGACGCAGACAAGTTTGAGCACATCCAGACCTTAGAG GGTCACCATCGGGAGGTTTGGTGTCTGGCCATCAGTCCTAACGGGGACCACATTGTGTCCTCGTCCCACGACAAGTCCCTGAGGCTCTGGGAGAGGACCAGAGAACCCATCATcttggaggaagagagggagatg gagagagaggctgagttTGAGGAGGGCATGGCCAAAGGGGATGAGCCTGTG GTTCCAGGAGAGATCAAAGATGCGGAGGCAGCACCAGCGGCGAAGAAAACCATAGAGACAGTCAAAGCT gcTGAGCGTGTCATGGAGGCTCTGGAGCTGTACAGAACAGAGAGCAGGAAAATGGAGGAGCATCAGATAGCCTGCCAGTCAGCCGGAAAACAGTTGCCTCCACCTAAGGCCAATCCTATCCTTGTGGCCTTTGGAAATGTTTCT CCGTCTCGCTACGTCTTGGACGTAATAAAGAAGGTCCGGTCCAGTGAGCTGGAGGTGTCTTTGCTGGTCCTGCCGTTCCCCTACATTCCAGACCTGCTGTCACTCTTCAACTGCTATGTCCAGGACGGCCTGGAGGTGGAGCTAGTGTGCCGTTGTCTCTTCTTCCTGCTCAG AATCCACTTTGGCCAGATCTCTAGTAACCAGATGCTGCTGACCGTCATAGACGAGCTGAGAATCAACACCATCTCTAAAGTCAGAGATATCAGG GATGTTCTGGGATTCAACAGTGCTGGTCTCCAGTTCCTCCAGAGGGAGGTCGAGAGCAAAGAGGAGGTCATGTTTTTCGCGGATGCCACCGGTCTCCttaaagagaagaggaggaagaggaagaagagagagagagctattctCACTATTGCCTGA